The genomic window TGGTGGCGCTGGTGGTGGCTGCCATGAGTCTGTATTTCACGCCCACCGGCGCGGAACGTTCCTCGGGCCTGCTGACCGCAGACAAGTCCCGCAATGAATTCGATCACCTGATACCGAAGAAATTTGTCTCGACCGAGGGTGACAGGGCCGTCTACTACGCCGATGCCCTGAGCGAGGACAAGTCGACGATGTACGACGTGTTTCTCGCCGAGCTGGGTTCCTCTCGTGCAGATACCGAGACGGATTACCAGATCGTGCATTTTGCCCGCGAGGGGGTGCAACAGATCGATGCAGAAACGGGGCTGCGGTACCTGGTGCTCAATGATGGCTACCGCTATGAGGGCGTACCGGGGCAGCGGGATTACCGGGTGATGAAATTCGACAGCTACGAGATCCTGCTGGATATTCCGCGCCTGCGCCAGAGCGCGAGCGATCGCATTGAGGCGGCTTCGACACTGGACTTGTTGCGCAGTGACGGGCGCGAGGAGCGGGCCTATCTGCATTGGCGATTCAGCCTGCCTGTACTGGTTCTGGTCGTGGCGGTGTTGGCGGTGCCACTCAGCCGCACCAATCCCCGCCAGGGGCGCTACGCCAAAATGATTCCCGCCATTCTCCTGTATATGGTGTACCTGGTCGTGCTGCAGGGGGTGCGTGGGGCCGTTGAGGACGGTGATATCGAAAACCCGGCCGCTATCTGGCTGGTCCATCCGCCATTCCTGATCCTGGGCCTGTTCCTGCTGGGTGGCCGCAACTGGGGGCGCCGACCCAAGAGCGCCCCTGCCGACAGCGGCCCGCCGGCAGATGGGGAGGTGAAGGATGCATAAGCTCGATATGTACATCGGCCGCACAGTGGCGCTCTCGGTGGGTGCGGTGCTGATGGTGATCCTGGGTCTCGACATCATCTTTGCCATCGTCGATGAGCTGGGCGAGATGGATGCGGGCTACCAGACGGCCCAGGCGATTCAGTACGTGATCTGGACCATCCCCGGGCGGATCTACGAACAGCTGGGCTTTTCCGCCCTGGTGGGCTGCATGGTGGGGCTGGGTACCCTGGCTGGCACCAGTGAGCTGACGGTCATGCGCGCTGCCGGTGTCTCCATCGGCCGGATTGCCTGGGCAGTGATGAAACCGGTGATCCTGTTGATTGCCATCGGCCTGGCGCTGGCGGAATTTGTGGTGCCACTCACCAACCAGACGGCGGAGAGCCGCAAGGCGATCGCCCTCGGTGACCTGGAGGATGCCGGCCTGGAGAGTGGCATGTGGATGCGCGATGGCGATGAGTTTATCCACTTCAATGCCGCGATATCAGGCGGCCGGCTGTACGGCATTACCCGTTATCACTTCGGGGGTGAACGTGAGCTGGAGTGGGTGGAGTTCGCTGAGCGGGCACAGTTTGCCGAAGACAAATGGATGCTGAACAACAGCCGCGCCACGCGCTTCTCCGAGGAGTTTGTGGAGAGCGATGCCCGCGAGCGTGGTATCTGGCAGACGGACATTTCGCCACAGCTGTTCTCGCTGGTGGTGCCGCTGCCGTCCGACCTTTCGCCCAGTAGCCTCTGGTCCTATGGCCGTTTCCTCGATCGCAAGGGCGAGGATGCCAGCCGCTACTGGCTGCAGTTCTGGAAGAAGTTGTTGCAGCCGCTCACCATTGCCAGCCTGGTCATGGTGGCAATCTCGTTCATCTTCGGTCCATTGCGCGAGGTGACTACCGGCCTACGGGTGTTTACCGGGGTGATCGTGGGCATTGTTTTCCAGACCCTGCAGGACATGCTCGGGCCTTCTTCACTGGTATTCGGCTTTCCGCCCTTCGTGGCGGTGTTGGTGCCCATTGCGCTGTGCTTTGCGGTGGGCTGGATGCTGTTACGGCGGGCGCGCTAGCCCGCCGATCGGTTGTTTTGTATCCGTTATTTCTTGCTGGGTTTGGGCAGCAGGCGAACCTGGGAGTTGGATGCCAGGTCGTGCCAGCTGGCGCGATCCTGACGTGTCCAGGCCCAGAAGTACCCTGCACCGAAGAGTACGAGTGAAATCGGCGCGACCAGTGCGCGGATCGTGCACTGCGTCCAGCTCAGCTGGACCCCCTCCGGGTTCGCCACCATCAGTCGCCAGGCGCGCATACCGATCGTCTGGCCGGCTCCCCGCCAGGACCAGAAATAATAGCCGGCGATCACCGCCAGCATACCCAGCTGTAACAGCGGCCCTCCGACACAGGGGGTGTAATCCAGCTCCCCTGGCTTGCACTCCAGTCCACCCACCGTCGAAGCGACCATCATTGCCAGGAATCCATAGACCATCAGCAGGCCGAGGACGATGAGTGCGTCGTAGACGAGGGCCGCCAGGCGTTTGCCGACACCGGCGTAAGGCAGTTCGGTAAAACTGGTGGGGTTCTGCTGTTGGGTCACGGTTTACTCCGCCTGAACTGATGCTATGGCGGCGGATTCTATCAGAGGCAGTGGGGCAGGGGGCGGTAGTGGGTTGTGAGTGGCTTGTGAGCGCAGAGGTTAGTCGTGCAGAGGTCGGACTTCCGTGTCCGCGGTTCGAATATCAGAATTCGTATTCGAAGGAGAACTTGAACTTGTCGTCGGAGAGGCGCACGTCGTAATCGAAGGCCTGGCCGATCTTGCCGTGGCCATCGGTATAGCGCAGCAGGCCGTTACTGCTGCTGCGGCGATTCTGTTCCCGCCAGGTACGCCATCCCATCTTGAGGATCTCGTTGACAGCTTTGCCACCGGTAGTGGGCTCGAACTCATCTGGGTTGGTATACATTTGCAGCCACTGGTAATTCAGCTGGCGCTGCACGTTGCCCATGGAGTTGTTGCGCAGGTTTTCAGCCGCCTCGAACAGGGCGGTATTGTCCATGCCGAAGGCGCTGTCGACGAAGAAGGCATTGTCTGCCTGCAGGTTCAAGGCGGTGTTGGAATCGGGAATGAACAGTTCGTCGGAAAGGCAGTGGGTGGAGACTGGCGACAAAAACAGGGCGAACACGTACGGGAGGTGTCGACTGGCACGAGGACGATGTCTGCAGAGTTCCATTGGATCTACCCCGGGGTGTTTACTTCTTCCTGCACGGCGGATTAACCGCCGCTGAATTTATTATGGTTCACCCGTTACGAACTGTTGTATCTCACATCCACCACGAACCGCGCAAGCCCGGAGTGTGGATTTCATATGAATTTTGGTCATTGCGTCACAGGCCGCGTGAGCGCTGGCCCCGTTTATTGTTGCCGAAAATTCGGGGGCTGCGACAAGCCCCGCGCCATTGTTTTTTATCACCCTCAGCCCGGCGCAAAAAACGTTGATATGCAAATTTAATCTAGGAGGCGCCAGTCGATGACTTTAGCGACTGGCGTGCCGTTCTACCCGGTGAATGAATGATGACAGCGTTGTCTTTTTTACTTGGGTGGCGCAGAATGGGGCAAACGTAGCGCTCATAACCAATAACAGTCAGAAGCTCCTATGAATCGTCTGCTCCCCGCTGTCGCCCTGTCCGTCCTGCTTGCCGCCTGTGGCAAGCCTGAGAATGTCCACACCCCGGTCACTCAGCGCATCGCCGACCACTTTTCCGTGAGCCAGGAGGTTCTGACCAACTTCCAGGGCGTCGATAAGGCGCTGCGGTCCGACTGCAAGCTGGCCGGCGGCAGTGGGGCCATCTGCTCCACCTATCGCATCTCACTGACCAACAACGGTGACGGGATCGGGGCGGGTGAGCGAGATTGGACGCTGTACTTTCACAGCATCCGGCGCACCTTCCGCCTGTTGAATCGGGACGACTTCACTCTCGAGCATGTGAAAGGGGATCTGCACCGGCTGAAGCCTAATGGACAATTTGCTGGAATCGCTGCCGGTGAAACGGTCGAGCTGGATTTCCTGGCCGAGAACTGGATGCAGTTCGAGTCCGACTTTATGCCGCGGCTGTTCGTGGTTGATGCGGACGGCGGGGCGCTGGTGATCGCCTCTACTGACAGCGACGGCATTGACGGGCTGGTGGAGCCGATCGGCAAGAACGATCCGGACAACTGGAAGCGCACCGCAGCAGACGCCAACATCCTGGCGAACGCCAGCAATCGCTATGCGGACTTTACCGCGGAAGAGAGCATGGCCGTTGAGTCCTGGCGGGAGCGGATCATTCCCAGCCCGCTCAAGACGGAGGTGCTTGGCGGGACGGTACAGATTGGGGCTGGAATTGCCGTGGACCCGGGCCCACTGAGCCCGGATAGCATCGCGGCGGTTCAGACACGCCTGCAAACACTAGGACTTTCCGCTGCGACTCGCGAGGGGGCCTATCTCGTTTCTGTCACCATCGAGCCGACGGCTTTTGCTGACCAGGTGAGCGGTGCCTACCGTCTCGAGACAACTGAAACGGGTGCCAGCGTGACGGGCTTCGACCAGGCGGGCGCTTTCTATGGCCTGCAGTCTCTGCTGGCTCTGGTCGACATCCGTGAACAGACCCTGGCCCAGGTCGCAGTTGACGATGCGCCGCGCTTCCAACATCGCGGTATGTTCCTGGACGTTGGGCGCAATTTCCATACCAAGGCCGTGGTACTGCGACTGTTGGATCAGATGGCGGCCTACAAGCTCAATCGCTTCCACTTCCATCTGTCTGATGACGAGGGCTGGCGGCTGGAGATCCCCGGTCTGCCCGAGCTGACTGAGGTGGGCGGGCGCCGCTGTTTCGACCTCAATGAAGATCGTTGCCTGCTGCCCCAACTGGGTTCCGGTCCCAAGGACGATAACAACGGCAGTGGCTACTTCTCCGTTGATGACTATGTCGAGATCCTGCGTTATGCCGCTGCCCGCCACATCGAAGTGGTGCCCGAGTTCGATATGCCGGCCCACGCCCGCGCCGCAGTGGTGGCGATGGAGGCCCGCTATCGCCGCCTGGCTGAAAGCGCGCCGGAGCAGGCCAGTGAGTTCCGGCTGATCGACTCTGAGGATGATACCGAGTACTTGTCGGTGCAGTTCTACAACGACAGCTACATCAACCCCTGTATCGACTCCACTTACCGCTTCGTGGGCAAGTTGATACGGGAAGTGCAGGCCATGCATGTCGCCGCTGGCGTACCGCTTGAGACCTGGCACTTTGGTGGTGACGAGGCAGTGAATATCCTCGCAAGCGGCAGCTTCGAGGATGCGCCCGGCAGTGATCCGGAAAAGGGCGATGTAGCGGCCTCCGCCCGCAAGCAACCCTGGAGCGGCTCGCCGCAATGCCAGAAGCTGGTGGCAGATGGCGATGTGGAATCCATGGATAAACTCGGTGAGCACTACGCCAAGCAGGTGAGTGCGCTGCTGGTCGACGCCGGCATTCCGACCATGGCGGCCTGGAATGACGGGGTCAAGCGGATCGACGAGGCCGCTGCGGAACTCGCCACCGCCGACAACTATGCCAATTCCTGGGGGCCGCTGTTCTGGGGTGGCGGCGATGAGAGCGTGCACCTGACCGAGTCCGGATTCGATGTGGTGCAGTCCCATTCCGACTTCCTCTACTTCGATATGCCTTACGAAGTGGATCCGAAGGAGAGCGGTTACTACTGGGCATCCCGCTATATCGATACCGAGAAGACCTTCAGCTACGCGCCACTCAATACCGCGCAGCTGGCCGAGGTCTCCACCGATCGCGATGGCAACGGTTGGTCTGCCACCTCACCGTCGATGGAATTCGCTGAACGGGTGCGGGGAATCCAGGGGCAGCTCTGGAGCGAGGTGGTACGCACCGATGCCCAGGTGGAGTACATGGTTTACCCCCGCCTGCTGGCCCTGGCTGAACGTGCCTGGCACCGGGCCTCCTGGGAACTGTCACCACAGGAAGGGCAGAAATTCTCGGCAGAGACGGATCTGGTAGACAAAGCCGCGCTGGCGCGTGACTGGGCCGAGTTTGCCGCCACTCTGGGCCGCAAGGAACTGCTGAAGCTGGATCGTGCCGGAGTGGGTTACCGCGTGCCGGTGCCGGGAGCAGTGCAACTGAATGGCGACCTGCATGCTGCCGTGCCTTTCCCGGGACTACCGGTAGAAGTATTTGATGGCGAGCGCTGGCAGTCTGTAGATAAGGCGGCAAGCTCCGCTCAGGTGCTGGCGGTGCGGGCCCGTAGCAGTGACGGCCAGCGAGCCGGCCGTGCGGTGGAGTTGCCGCCGATCACGCAGACGGCAGAGCGCTGAGTCATCGTCCCCGCATCGGCAGTCGGAGTGCAGGCCTGGCCACGGGAATGCGCCGGATCATGCGGGTCCGGCATGGAAAATGATGGAGGCGGGGGTTCCCGTCTCCGGATCCACAGGCTCGTCCAAACGGGACAGTGGCAGTCCCTTTTCCCCCAGCAGGGCGATCCAGTCGCCGAGGGTGCGAAAGTACCAGGGCGGGGCATCGCTGAATTCGTCGTTGAATCCCTTCCAGGTTCCACTCCTCCAGCCACTCCGGTAGTCGCCGTCGGCGCCCCAGCAAGGGTGCAATGTCTGTATCAGCAGATAGCCACCGGGCTCTAGCAGGTCGATGGCCGCGGCCAACACCCGTTCGACCGATGCCTCGCCGATCAGCGAGAAGTTGCACACCAGCAAGTCAAAACGCAGCGGGAAGCGGGCGCTCTCCATCTCTTCGTAGCGCATTTCCATAAACCGCTGCCCCAGGTCGCCTGACTTGTCCCGCGCAGCCGCCACCAGTTCCGGAACTCCATCTACGCCCCACGTTTCAATTCCCTCTGACGCCAGGGCGCGACAGAGCCAGCCCTCGCCACAGCCCACGTCGAGAGCCGTACGCGGTCGGTGCGTGAGGGCGGCGGCTACAATTGCTGCATCGGTTACTCGGATCCGGCTGCCGATCTCGGCGTTCTCGATGGCTCGCTGCCAGGGGGCGGCATTGCGCCGCCAGCTGTGTAGTACCTTTTCGTCGCTGAATTCGGAATCGGTCATGATTGGCGCTGCGCTCCGGTAGGAAATTTCATGGGGCGGGTGTAGTGTCCCAGTGTAACGAGGGAGAGGGAATAAAAGAGATAACGCTATGCCCCGTGAAATGATCTTTGATTACATCATTGTCGGTGGAGGCTCCGCCGGCTGTGTATTGGCCAATCGTTTGAGTGCCGACGAGAAGCACCGGGTATGCCTGCTGGAGGCAGGGCGAAGCGACCGCAGCCTGTTGATTCAGATGCCGGCCGGGATCAGCTACCTGGTACCGGGCAAGCGCTATAACCTCCACCATTACACTGACCCCCAGCCGGAGCTGAATGACCGCCGTCTATTCTGGCCCCGGGGGCGCACTCTGGGCGGCAGCAGCGCCATCAACGCGATGATCTATATCCGTGGCAACGGTGCTGACTACGATGCCTGGGAAGCCGCCGGCAGCCCAGGTTGGGGCTGGCGGGATCTGCTGCCATATTTCCTGCTGGCTGAGGGGAATGAGCGGGGTAGCGATGCCTACCACAGTGGCTTCGGACCGCTGGCGGTGTCAGACCTGAAGTGGCGCTCTGAGGCCGGCAACGCCTTTGTCCGCGCTGCGCAGGCGGCGGGTCATCGTCTGAATAGTGATTTCAACGGCAGCCAGCAGAGCGGCGTGGGCTTTTATCAGGTCACCCAGAAGCACGGCCGGCGATGCTCCTCGGCGCGGGCCTACCTCTACCCGGTGAAGAACCGCCCCAACCTCAGTGTTTTTACCAAAAGCCAGGTCGCGCGCCTGTTGTTTCGCGGCGACCGGGTTGTCGGCGTGGAAATGTTGAACGGCCACAGGGTGCTGGCCAACAAGGAAGTGATTCTCTGCGCAGGGGCTATCCAGTCGCCGCAACTGCTGATGCTCTCTGGAGTTGGTGATGAGAGTGCCCTGAAAAAACTCGGGATTGTGCCCCAGGCACACCTGCCGGGTGTCGGCCGCAATTTGCAGGATCATCTGGACATCACCCAGGTGGTGGAGGCGTCGGCTCCGGTGACCTTTTCCACATCCTTCGGGGCGATGCTGAAAAATGCGGCGCACCTGCCGGAATTCCTTTTCGCCAACCGTGGGCCGCTCACCAATAATGTGGCCGAGGCGGGCGGCTTTGCCAGCTCCAGCCTCGCCGGCGCTCACCCGGATATCCAGTTCCATTTCACTTCCGCACCGCTTTTCGAGCATGGACTGAAAAAAGAGCGGGGCTACGGCTACTCGTTGCACGCCTGTGCCTTGCGCCCGAAAAGCCGGGGGGAAATTACCCTGGTGAGCCGCAATCCAAAAGATCTCCCGAGGATTCAGCCCAATTATCTGGCCGAGTCGGAAGACCTGCAGGTTCTGGTAGAGGGGTTCGAGATGGCTCGCGAGATCCTCGAGCAGGAGGACCTCAAGCGTTACCAGAAACGGCTCTGGAGCCCGGGTAAGTCGTTGAGCAAGCGCAAGGCCATCGAGTCTTTTGTCCGCCAGCATGCGGAGACCATCTATCATCCGGTGGGGACCTGCAAAATGGGCCGTGATGACAACGCTGTGGTCGATGCGGAATTGCGGGTTCGCGGCGTGGATGGACTGCGGGTAGTGGACGCCTCCATAATGCCGACCCTCATTAGCGGCAACACCAATGCTCCGGTGATTGCCATCGCCGAAAAGGCGGCGGATCTGATCCTGAACAAGGAGAAGTCCGCGGCCGTCGATCTGGAAGCACTGGAACTGCAATGATCTGGCTATGCCCTATCTGTCATTCGCCCCTGGAATGCCGTGACGTCGATTGGCACTGTGGAAACGGCCATCTGTTCGATCGGGCCCGCGAGGGCTATGTGAACCTGTTGCCGGTACAGCACAAGCACTCCAGGGAGCCGGGTGATTCGGCTGACATGTTGCGCGCTCGCCGACGCTTCCTCGAGGCAGGACACTATCGCTCGCTGGCAGAGGCCATCACTGCATTGCTGCCATTTGAGTCCGGACGCCAACTGCTGGATGTCGGTTGTGGCGAAGGCTATTACACGCGCCAATTGCACGAGGCTGGCTGGCCTGCCGACGCTCTGGCGGGGGTGGATATCGCCAAGGCCGGTGTGCGCATGGCGGCCAAGAGCCAGCCGGGCAGTCAGTATGTCGTGGCGGGAAATTTTGATCTGCCCGTAGCGGAAGACAGTGTCGACCATATCCTGCGGGTATTTGCCCCCGGTGACGCGGCGGAGCTCAGTCGCGTGGTCAACCCCGGAGGTTCGATCGTCGATGTGGCGCCGGGGCCGGAGCACCTGTGGTCCCTCAAACAGGCCCTGTACCGGGAGCCTCGTGAACACGCACCGCCAAAACCGCTGGAGGGTTTTGTGCCCGAGGTGGAGCTGCGCTGCTGTTTCCTTTTCACTCTGGAGAGTACTGAGGAGATCGCCGATTTCCTGTCCATGACGCCCTTTGCCTGGAAAGGGGATGCCGAGGCGAGGGCAGAACTGGAGCAGCGGAAGCGGCTCAGGCTGGAAGCGGACTTTGTCGTGCGGCGCATGGTGAGCCGCAAGTAAGCCCCAACAAGAACAAATCAATAGACTGAGCTGGAATTACCCTGCCGATGGCCACGCCGAAAGATTACGGATTTATGCAGCGCGCCCTCGAATTGGCGGAGATCGCCGCCGAGCGGGGAGAAGTCCCGGTGGGTGCTGTGGTGGTACAGAATGGGGAGATTATCGGTGAGGGCAGCAATCGCCCCATCGGCAATTGCGACCCCAGTGCCCATGCCGAGATTGTCGCCCTGCGCCGGGCCGCCGACCATGCCGGCAATTATCGCCTGCCCGATGCCACCCTGTACGTGACCATTGAACCCTGTACCATGTGTTTCGGAGCAATGATTCACGCGCGAATCTCACGGCTGGTGTATGGTGCCACCGAGCCCCGTGCCGGCGTGGTGGAGAGTCAGCTGCAGTTGGGGCAGGCCGGATTCTTCAATCATCGCATTGCCGTCGAGGGCGGTGTCATGGCCGAAGAGGGAGGAGATCTTGTCAGAGACTTTTTCCAACGAAAGCGTTGAGATGGCGCTGGCATTCCTGATCAATTCGCTGCTGGTCGCCACAGTGGTGGTGATTCACCACGAAGCCCTGAATGGCTTGTTCCGAATCGGCCAGAAACTGACGGTGCACCGTAACCTGGCACTGCTGATCGGTGTTTTCGGGGCGCTCATCGCCCACATCACCGAGATCTGGCTTTTTGCCCTGGGTTACTTCTACATGGTGCATTCAGATGCCTTCGAGACATTGAAGGGTAATTTTGACGGCTCCCTGATTGATTGTGCCTATTTCTCCTTCACCACATACACCTCGCTGGGTTTCGGTGATATCGAGCCGCTGGGGCACCTGCGTTTCACCGCAGGGCTGGAGGCGCTGACCGGGCTGGTGATGATCACGTGGACAGCCTCGTTCATGTTCCTGAAGATGCAGAGATACTGGGTGCATCGGCAAGACGGTAATGGTTACTGAAGCGGGTCGCACCCGTGTCCCCCCTACCCAGTAAGTGATCAAAATAAATGCCCCGTCGCTGACGAACGGGGCTGATAAGGTTTGTAGTTGTAATGAACCCCGGTTTTATCAAGATGGCCCTGATCCTCGGGCTGCTCAGCTGTGTTGGCCCCTTTGCCATCGATATGTATCTGCCCGCGCTGCCGCAGATTGCGGCAAGCCTGGATGCCCCGGTGGAGCTGACCCAGTACACGCTGATGTCTTTTTTCATCGCCTTTGGTGTCAGTCAGCTTTTTTATGGTCCGGCGGCAGATATGTTCGGGCGCAAGCCCCCGCTCTATTTCGGTCTGGGATTATTTGCTGCGGCTTCAATCGGGTGCGCCCTGGCCACTTCCATCGAATGGCTGATCGCACTGCGATTCCTGCAGGGCGTTGGTGCTGCAGCGGGCATGTCCATCCCCCGTGCCGTCATCCGCGACTGCTATACCGGCACCCGGGCCACGCGTCTCATGACCACGGTGATGCTGGTGATTTCCATTTCCCCGATGCTGGCGCCGCTGGTGGGGAGCCTGGTGATCGCGCCGTTCGGCTGGCCGGCAGTGTTTATCTCGGTTGGCCTGGCGGCGCTGCTCGGGCTGGCCCTGGCGTTCTGGAGTCTTCCTGAAACACTACCGGAAAAGCACCGGGTGCCCTTCCGGTTTTCGGCGATGGTGCGCGCCTTTTACACCCTGTTTCGCGATCGCGGCTATATGGGCCTGACCGCGATTGGCGGGCTGGGCATGGCAAGCTTTTTTATCTTCCTCTCCACCTCGTCCTTTATCTATACCGGCCATTACGGGCTGACGCCGACCCAGTTCAGTCTGGCGTTCTCCCTCAATGCGGTCGGCTTCTTTATCGCCAGCCAGTTTGCCGCCACCCTGGGCGAGCGTTTCGGTCAGGTGATTGTGGTGCGGTGGGCAGTGGCCGGCTTTGCCGTCAGTGCTACTGCCATGTTCGTATTGTTTTCCCTTGGTGCGGACAGCTTCCCCTTGTTGATCTCCATGCTGATGCTGAGCAATGCGTTTCTTGGCTTAGTGGTTCCCACTACGATGGTGCTGTCACTGGAGGCCCACGGCCCTATCGCCGGTACCGCGGCGGCTCTTGGTGGTGCACTGCAGATGCTGCTCGGGGCCGTGGGAATTGTAATCGTCAGCCTGTTCTTCGAGGGGCAACCTGTCTCGCTGGTAGCGGGAATTGCGGTCTGCGCACTGCTGGCGCAGGGCCTGTCTATGATGACGTTGCGCTTTGAATCTCCCTTGGCGAGCGAAGGCTGAACCTGTCAGGCGGGCTCGAAAGGAATGGTCTGCTGCCCTCTGCAACGAACGATAAGGCGATGAGCCAATAGTCCGGAAGGTGTCATGACAACATTGCGGCGTGCCTGGCGCACTCAAAAGGCCGGCTCTATCAGTGATCTCAAACTGGTTGAAGAACCATTAGGTGCACTGGACCCAGAAAAAATCCGTATTGAGGTCAGATCTGTCGGCCTCAACTTTGCCGATATCTTTGCGCTAACCGGCCTCTATTCCGCCACGCCAAAAGGCAGTTTTGTTCC from Microbulbifer aggregans includes these protein-coding regions:
- the lptF gene encoding LPS export ABC transporter permease LptF yields the protein MIIFRYLCRELLFATLAVSAVLLLMVMSGRFVKYLAEAAAGDLSAGILFSLMGYRLPGFLELVLPLGFFVGILLAYGRLYIESEMTVLHACGFSERRLLTYTLAPALLVALVVAAMSLYFTPTGAERSSGLLTADKSRNEFDHLIPKKFVSTEGDRAVYYADALSEDKSTMYDVFLAELGSSRADTETDYQIVHFAREGVQQIDAETGLRYLVLNDGYRYEGVPGQRDYRVMKFDSYEILLDIPRLRQSASDRIEAASTLDLLRSDGREERAYLHWRFSLPVLVLVVAVLAVPLSRTNPRQGRYAKMIPAILLYMVYLVVLQGVRGAVEDGDIENPAAIWLVHPPFLILGLFLLGGRNWGRRPKSAPADSGPPADGEVKDA
- the lptG gene encoding LPS export ABC transporter permease LptG gives rise to the protein MHKLDMYIGRTVALSVGAVLMVILGLDIIFAIVDELGEMDAGYQTAQAIQYVIWTIPGRIYEQLGFSALVGCMVGLGTLAGTSELTVMRAAGVSIGRIAWAVMKPVILLIAIGLALAEFVVPLTNQTAESRKAIALGDLEDAGLESGMWMRDGDEFIHFNAAISGGRLYGITRYHFGGERELEWVEFAERAQFAEDKWMLNNSRATRFSEEFVESDARERGIWQTDISPQLFSLVVPLPSDLSPSSLWSYGRFLDRKGEDASRYWLQFWKKLLQPLTIASLVMVAISFIFGPLREVTTGLRVFTGVIVGIVFQTLQDMLGPSSLVFGFPPFVAVLVPIALCFAVGWMLLRRAR
- a CDS encoding RDD family protein; the protein is MTQQQNPTSFTELPYAGVGKRLAALVYDALIVLGLLMVYGFLAMMVASTVGGLECKPGELDYTPCVGGPLLQLGMLAVIAGYYFWSWRGAGQTIGMRAWRLMVANPEGVQLSWTQCTIRALVAPISLVLFGAGYFWAWTRQDRASWHDLASNSQVRLLPKPSKK
- a CDS encoding family 20 glycosylhydrolase → MNRLLPAVALSVLLAACGKPENVHTPVTQRIADHFSVSQEVLTNFQGVDKALRSDCKLAGGSGAICSTYRISLTNNGDGIGAGERDWTLYFHSIRRTFRLLNRDDFTLEHVKGDLHRLKPNGQFAGIAAGETVELDFLAENWMQFESDFMPRLFVVDADGGALVIASTDSDGIDGLVEPIGKNDPDNWKRTAADANILANASNRYADFTAEESMAVESWRERIIPSPLKTEVLGGTVQIGAGIAVDPGPLSPDSIAAVQTRLQTLGLSAATREGAYLVSVTIEPTAFADQVSGAYRLETTETGASVTGFDQAGAFYGLQSLLALVDIREQTLAQVAVDDAPRFQHRGMFLDVGRNFHTKAVVLRLLDQMAAYKLNRFHFHLSDDEGWRLEIPGLPELTEVGGRRCFDLNEDRCLLPQLGSGPKDDNNGSGYFSVDDYVEILRYAAARHIEVVPEFDMPAHARAAVVAMEARYRRLAESAPEQASEFRLIDSEDDTEYLSVQFYNDSYINPCIDSTYRFVGKLIREVQAMHVAAGVPLETWHFGGDEAVNILASGSFEDAPGSDPEKGDVAASARKQPWSGSPQCQKLVADGDVESMDKLGEHYAKQVSALLVDAGIPTMAAWNDGVKRIDEAAAELATADNYANSWGPLFWGGGDESVHLTESGFDVVQSHSDFLYFDMPYEVDPKESGYYWASRYIDTEKTFSYAPLNTAQLAEVSTDRDGNGWSATSPSMEFAERVRGIQGQLWSEVVRTDAQVEYMVYPRLLALAERAWHRASWELSPQEGQKFSAETDLVDKAALARDWAEFAATLGRKELLKLDRAGVGYRVPVPGAVQLNGDLHAAVPFPGLPVEVFDGERWQSVDKAASSAQVLAVRARSSDGQRAGRAVELPPITQTAER
- a CDS encoding class I SAM-dependent methyltransferase, with the translated sequence MTDSEFSDEKVLHSWRRNAAPWQRAIENAEIGSRIRVTDAAIVAAALTHRPRTALDVGCGEGWLCRALASEGIETWGVDGVPELVAAARDKSGDLGQRFMEMRYEEMESARFPLRFDLLVCNFSLIGEASVERVLAAAIDLLEPGGYLLIQTLHPCWGADGDYRSGWRSGTWKGFNDEFSDAPPWYFRTLGDWIALLGEKGLPLSRLDEPVDPETGTPASIIFHAGPA
- a CDS encoding GMC family oxidoreductase, producing MPREMIFDYIIVGGGSAGCVLANRLSADEKHRVCLLEAGRSDRSLLIQMPAGISYLVPGKRYNLHHYTDPQPELNDRRLFWPRGRTLGGSSAINAMIYIRGNGADYDAWEAAGSPGWGWRDLLPYFLLAEGNERGSDAYHSGFGPLAVSDLKWRSEAGNAFVRAAQAAGHRLNSDFNGSQQSGVGFYQVTQKHGRRCSSARAYLYPVKNRPNLSVFTKSQVARLLFRGDRVVGVEMLNGHRVLANKEVILCAGAIQSPQLLMLSGVGDESALKKLGIVPQAHLPGVGRNLQDHLDITQVVEASAPVTFSTSFGAMLKNAAHLPEFLFANRGPLTNNVAEAGGFASSSLAGAHPDIQFHFTSAPLFEHGLKKERGYGYSLHACALRPKSRGEITLVSRNPKDLPRIQPNYLAESEDLQVLVEGFEMAREILEQEDLKRYQKRLWSPGKSLSKRKAIESFVRQHAETIYHPVGTCKMGRDDNAVVDAELRVRGVDGLRVVDASIMPTLISGNTNAPVIAIAEKAADLILNKEKSAAVDLEALELQ
- a CDS encoding putative RNA methyltransferase translates to MIWLCPICHSPLECRDVDWHCGNGHLFDRAREGYVNLLPVQHKHSREPGDSADMLRARRRFLEAGHYRSLAEAITALLPFESGRQLLDVGCGEGYYTRQLHEAGWPADALAGVDIAKAGVRMAAKSQPGSQYVVAGNFDLPVAEDSVDHILRVFAPGDAAELSRVVNPGGSIVDVAPGPEHLWSLKQALYREPREHAPPKPLEGFVPEVELRCCFLFTLESTEEIADFLSMTPFAWKGDAEARAELEQRKRLRLEADFVVRRMVSRK
- the tadA gene encoding tRNA adenosine(34) deaminase TadA, which codes for MATPKDYGFMQRALELAEIAAERGEVPVGAVVVQNGEIIGEGSNRPIGNCDPSAHAEIVALRRAADHAGNYRLPDATLYVTIEPCTMCFGAMIHARISRLVYGATEPRAGVVESQLQLGQAGFFNHRIAVEGGVMAEEGGDLVRDFFQRKR
- a CDS encoding potassium channel family protein → MSETFSNESVEMALAFLINSLLVATVVVIHHEALNGLFRIGQKLTVHRNLALLIGVFGALIAHITEIWLFALGYFYMVHSDAFETLKGNFDGSLIDCAYFSFTTYTSLGFGDIEPLGHLRFTAGLEALTGLVMITWTASFMFLKMQRYWVHRQDGNGY